Proteins co-encoded in one Oceanibaculum indicum P24 genomic window:
- a CDS encoding transposase, with product MKRSRFSEEQIIGILKEHQAGMTPAELCRKHGISDATFYTWRKKYGGMDVSDAKRLRALEEENELLPDP from the coding sequence ATGAAACGGTCACGGTTCTCGGAAGAACAGATCATCGGCATTTTGAAGGAACATCAGGCGGGCATGACGCCGGCTGAACTGTGCCGCAAGCACGGCATCTCTGATGCGACGTTCTACACCTGGCGCAAGAAGTACGGCGGCATGGACGTATCGGACGCCAAGCGGTTGAGGGCGCTCGAGGAAGAGAATGAGCTACTCCCCGATCCTTG